In a genomic window of Allomeiothermus silvanus DSM 9946:
- a CDS encoding DUF302 domain-containing protein, translated as MSNYAMKTILSGDLIEVRTRAVEALKAQGFGILSEIDVQKTLKEKLGLEYEPYLILGACNPNLARQALDTDRDIGLLLPCNVVLRQLEGEVEVSILDPEAMFSLTEEATRRQLEPLAQEARVRLSRALQTLEEAP; from the coding sequence GTGTCGAACTACGCGATGAAAACCATTTTGTCGGGTGACTTGATCGAGGTCAGGACCCGAGCTGTGGAAGCGCTGAAAGCCCAGGGCTTTGGCATTCTGAGTGAGATTGACGTACAAAAGACCCTGAAGGAGAAGCTGGGCCTGGAGTACGAGCCGTACCTGATCCTGGGAGCCTGCAACCCCAACCTGGCCCGGCAGGCCCTAGATACAGACCGTGACATCGGGCTGTTGCTGCCCTGCAACGTGGTGCTACGCCAGCTCGAGGGGGAGGTTGAGGTCAGCATCCTCGACCCCGAGGCAATGTTTAGCTTAACTGAAGAAGCCACCCGGCGACAGCTCGAGCCCTTGGCCCAAGAGGCCCGTGTCCGTTTGAGCCGTGCTCTGCAAACTCTAGAGGAGGCCCCCTAG
- a CDS encoding CopZ family metallochaperone produces MSIELKIEGMSCGHCKMSVEKALKSVPGVEKVEVFLQEGRAIVEGNAPVDRLINAVQEEGYTASVRP; encoded by the coding sequence ATGAGCATTGAACTCAAAATCGAAGGCATGAGCTGCGGCCACTGCAAGATGAGCGTCGAGAAGGCCCTTAAGAGTGTGCCGGGCGTGGAGAAGGTGGAGGTCTTCCTGCAGGAGGGCCGGGCCATCGTCGAGGGCAACGCTCCTGTGGACCGGCTCATCAACGCGGTGCAGGAAGAGGGCTATACAGCCTCCGTCCGTCCGTGA
- a CDS encoding copper-translocating P-type ATPase: protein MEHRAHQTTAVLEVALRNCHDGSEYADLEQQLARLKGVRQVHLDRTRGIAHLAYDPAVTNAQRLEAEIERRGYACDCTDCAPSPLRGERSVSEAQPGHPSVGSEGHDHAHPSHAARPAPAHDHAAVQHGEHAGHGAAMVNDMLRRFVVSLLLTLPIVIFSPIGGALGFPDMPPFGLSMGLWGFLLATPVVWWGGWPFISAAWRALRRGEANMMTLIATGILVSYTYSLGATFLFKGEVFYEAAAMLTTFSLAGHWLEMRSRFATGRAVEALLKLAPATARVRRGGQEVEIPLEEVVVGDEVVVKPGEKIPVDGVVVSGQSYVDESMITGEPIPVLKSEGAKVIGGTLNQNGAFTFRATAVGADTALARIVQMVQNAQASKAPAQRLADLVGKYLVFVALGSGVLTFLFWYFLGGQGLTFALTAAVSAIVIACPDALALATPTAITVGVGVAAREGVLFKNATALEATAALDTVVFDKTGTLTEGKPAVTDLEPITPFTPEELLALAASADQPSQHPLARSIVRAAQEKGLEPHPPENFDSVPGYGVVAQVKGRRVLIGNRRLMEREGVEVGGLEERVSRLAAEGKTAMYVAVDGQPAGVVAVADVIRESARKAVQALHRMDIQTVMLTGDNRRTAEAVARQLGIDTVIAEVLPEDKAAKVKELQAQGRKVAMVGDGVNDAPALAEADVGIAIGAGTDVAVETADVVLVRNDPADVAKAIQLARKVRGKIKQNLFWAAIYNVLAIPVAAGALYNSYGILLRPEWAALLMSASTVIVTVNALLLGVGSRQRFTRA from the coding sequence ATGGAACATAGGGCGCATCAAACCACGGCGGTCCTCGAGGTTGCCCTCAGGAATTGCCACGACGGCTCAGAGTACGCCGACCTCGAGCAACAACTCGCCCGGCTGAAAGGCGTCCGGCAGGTCCACCTCGACCGCACTCGGGGCATCGCCCACCTCGCCTACGACCCCGCGGTGACGAACGCCCAGCGGCTCGAGGCTGAGATCGAGCGAAGAGGCTACGCTTGCGACTGCACCGATTGTGCCCCCTCCCCGCTTCGCGGCGAAAGAAGCGTCTCTGAGGCCCAGCCCGGGCACCCCAGTGTGGGCTCGGAAGGCCACGACCACGCCCACCCCAGCCACGCCGCCCGCCCGGCCCCAGCCCACGACCACGCTGCCGTGCAGCACGGCGAGCACGCCGGGCACGGGGCCGCGATGGTGAACGATATGCTGCGGCGCTTCGTGGTGTCGCTGCTGCTGACCCTGCCCATCGTGATCTTCTCGCCCATCGGCGGGGCGCTGGGCTTCCCCGACATGCCGCCCTTCGGCCTCTCGATGGGGCTGTGGGGCTTCCTGCTGGCGACCCCGGTGGTGTGGTGGGGCGGCTGGCCCTTCATTAGCGCGGCCTGGCGGGCCCTGCGGCGGGGCGAGGCCAACATGATGACCCTGATCGCCACGGGCATCTTGGTCTCCTACACCTACTCGCTGGGGGCCACTTTCCTCTTCAAGGGCGAGGTGTTCTACGAGGCGGCCGCGATGCTTACCACCTTCAGCCTGGCGGGGCACTGGCTCGAGATGCGCTCGCGCTTCGCCACCGGGCGAGCGGTGGAGGCCCTGCTCAAGCTGGCCCCCGCGACGGCCCGGGTCCGACGCGGGGGGCAAGAAGTAGAGATCCCGCTCGAGGAAGTGGTGGTGGGCGACGAGGTGGTGGTCAAGCCGGGTGAGAAGATCCCGGTGGATGGGGTAGTGGTCTCGGGCCAGAGCTACGTGGACGAATCCATGATCACCGGCGAGCCCATCCCCGTGCTCAAATCTGAGGGGGCCAAAGTCATCGGGGGAACCCTCAACCAAAACGGGGCCTTCACCTTCCGGGCCACCGCCGTGGGGGCCGATACGGCCCTTGCGCGCATCGTGCAGATGGTGCAAAACGCTCAGGCTTCCAAAGCCCCGGCCCAGCGCCTGGCCGACCTGGTCGGGAAGTACCTGGTTTTCGTCGCGCTGGGCTCGGGCGTGCTGACCTTCCTCTTCTGGTACTTCCTGGGAGGGCAGGGGCTTACCTTCGCCCTCACCGCCGCAGTATCGGCCATCGTGATCGCCTGTCCCGACGCGCTGGCCCTAGCGACCCCCACCGCGATCACGGTGGGGGTAGGGGTAGCGGCCCGAGAGGGCGTACTGTTCAAGAACGCGACCGCGCTCGAGGCCACCGCCGCCCTCGACACGGTGGTCTTCGATAAGACCGGCACCCTCACCGAGGGCAAGCCCGCGGTAACCGACCTCGAGCCCATCACCCCCTTCACCCCCGAAGAGCTGCTGGCCCTCGCTGCCTCCGCCGACCAGCCCTCGCAGCACCCCCTGGCCCGCTCCATCGTGCGGGCGGCCCAGGAAAAAGGCCTCGAGCCGCACCCACCCGAAAACTTCGATTCGGTCCCCGGATACGGCGTGGTGGCCCAGGTTAAGGGGCGCAGGGTGCTCATCGGCAACCGGAGGCTCATGGAGCGGGAAGGCGTCGAGGTGGGCGGGCTGGAAGAACGGGTGTCCCGGCTGGCCGCCGAGGGCAAGACCGCCATGTACGTGGCGGTGGACGGTCAGCCCGCAGGGGTGGTCGCGGTGGCCGACGTGATCCGCGAGTCCGCCCGCAAGGCGGTGCAGGCGCTGCACCGCATGGACATCCAGACCGTGATGCTCACCGGCGACAACCGCCGCACCGCCGAGGCCGTGGCCCGCCAGCTGGGCATAGACACAGTAATCGCCGAGGTTTTACCCGAGGACAAAGCGGCTAAGGTGAAAGAGCTCCAGGCCCAGGGGCGCAAGGTGGCCATGGTCGGCGACGGGGTCAACGACGCCCCCGCCCTGGCCGAGGCCGACGTAGGCATCGCTATCGGGGCCGGCACCGACGTGGCCGTAGAGACCGCCGACGTGGTGCTGGTAAGGAACGACCCCGCCGATGTCGCCAAGGCCATTCAACTGGCCCGCAAGGTACGCGGGAAGATCAAGCAGAACCTCTTCTGGGCGGCCATCTACAACGTGCTGGCCATCCCCGTCGCGGCGGGCGCGCTCTACAACAGCTACGGTATCCTGTTGCGGCCGGAGTGGGCAGCGCTGCTGATGAGCGCTTCCACCGTGATCGTGACGGTGAACGCCCTGCTGCTGGGGGTGGGGTCGCGGCAGCGCTTTACACGGGCTTAA
- a CDS encoding multicopper oxidase family protein: MHRRELLRYGALGLAGSYALSRLPAFAQSPFPQPRTLEVRRAEGVVEAQIAARQSNLTMGGKPVQLLTYGGFPGPTLRLREGETVRLNFTNNLPEATNLHLHGLHVPPSVDDPLALVQPGESRLYEFTIPKGSAGTYWYHPHVHGRVAPQLYAGLAGLLVVEGPLDALPELKGAEEHLLVLKDWLFSGDRIPAWTQMDWMNGREGSLLTVNAAVRPTLRAQKATLRLRLLNASNACYYRLALENHPLYLIATDGGFLEKPVELPELLLAPGERAEVLVRLIRPGSYRLQALPYNRGAMMMPGGSMGDPGMGQGMGMMNHGGMRGMGNVGMMGMGATRLETLLTVVAPASPKPLPLPASLAPVERLEPARAAATRRFELGERMMQAEFFINGQMFDPARVDVRAQLGSLEVWELVNKTDMDHPFHLHTYPFQVLSRGGKPAPYRAWKDTVNLRKNEVVRIAVPLRDFSGVTVYHCHIVEHEDRGMMGILQVKG, encoded by the coding sequence ATGCACCGACGCGAACTGTTGAGGTACGGAGCCCTGGGCCTGGCGGGCAGCTACGCCCTCTCGAGGCTCCCCGCCTTTGCCCAAAGCCCCTTTCCCCAGCCCCGCACGCTCGAGGTGCGCCGGGCCGAGGGCGTGGTCGAGGCGCAGATTGCTGCTCGACAAAGCAATCTCACTATGGGCGGCAAACCCGTCCAACTGCTGACCTACGGTGGCTTCCCCGGCCCTACCCTGCGCCTGCGCGAGGGCGAGACGGTGCGGCTCAACTTCACCAACAACCTCCCCGAGGCTACCAACCTGCACCTGCACGGCTTGCACGTGCCCCCCAGCGTGGACGACCCGCTGGCCCTGGTCCAGCCCGGCGAGAGCCGCCTTTATGAGTTCACGATCCCCAAGGGCTCGGCGGGGACTTACTGGTACCACCCCCACGTCCACGGCCGGGTGGCCCCACAGCTCTACGCGGGGCTGGCGGGCCTGCTGGTGGTGGAGGGGCCGCTCGATGCCCTGCCCGAGTTGAAGGGGGCCGAGGAACACCTCCTGGTGCTCAAAGACTGGCTGTTCTCCGGCGACCGGATCCCGGCCTGGACCCAGATGGACTGGATGAACGGCCGGGAAGGCAGCCTGCTCACCGTCAACGCCGCCGTGCGCCCGACCCTGCGTGCCCAGAAGGCCACCCTGCGCCTGCGGCTCTTGAACGCCAGCAACGCCTGCTACTACCGGCTGGCGCTGGAAAACCATCCCCTCTACCTCATCGCCACCGACGGCGGCTTCCTCGAGAAGCCCGTTGAGCTCCCCGAGCTCCTGCTGGCCCCCGGCGAACGGGCCGAGGTGCTCGTGCGCCTGATACGGCCCGGCAGCTATCGGCTGCAGGCCCTCCCCTACAACCGTGGCGCGATGATGATGCCCGGCGGCAGTATGGGCGACCCGGGGATGGGCCAAGGGATGGGGATGATGAACCACGGCGGCATGAGGGGCATGGGCAACGTGGGGATGATGGGCATGGGGGCCACCCGCCTCGAGACCCTGCTCACCGTGGTGGCCCCGGCCAGCCCCAAGCCCCTGCCGCTGCCGGCCTCGCTGGCCCCCGTCGAACGCCTCGAGCCCGCCAGGGCTGCCGCTACCCGCCGCTTTGAGCTAGGCGAGCGAATGATGCAAGCTGAATTCTTTATCAACGGCCAGATGTTCGATCCGGCCCGGGTAGATGTGCGGGCCCAATTAGGAAGCCTCGAGGTCTGGGAGCTGGTTAACAAAACCGACATGGATCACCCCTTCCACCTGCACACCTACCCCTTCCAGGTGCTCTCGCGGGGCGGCAAGCCAGCGCCCTACCGGGCCTGGAAGGATACCGTGAACCTGCGCAAAAACGAGGTTGTGCGGATCGCGGTGCCCCTGCGCGACTTCAGCGGGGTCACTGTCTACCACTGCCATATCGTCGAGCACGAAGACCGGGGAATGATGGGGATCTTGCAGGTGAAGGGATGA
- a CDS encoding DUF305 domain-containing protein has protein sequence MMRTILALTLALGLALAQTDHSQHGGMAMQSMAVLEKLTGKDFDIAYMSMMIAHHRGAVEMAQAVLKVSKDARVRKAAQEIIAVQNKEIGQLTAWLKAWYGVAPSRMYMDMMKSDMKPMMDTAIMSMQAMPGHAMPVDRAFLEGMIPHHQDAIDMSELALKKATKPELKKFAQQVIAVQRREIEQYREWLKSL, from the coding sequence ATGATGCGAACAATCCTGGCACTTACACTCGCGCTCGGCTTGGCCCTGGCCCAGACCGACCACTCGCAACACGGGGGCATGGCCATGCAGAGCATGGCCGTGCTGGAAAAGCTCACCGGTAAGGATTTCGACATCGCCTACATGTCGATGATGATTGCCCACCACCGGGGCGCGGTGGAGATGGCCCAGGCGGTGCTCAAGGTCTCGAAGGACGCCCGCGTCCGCAAAGCGGCCCAGGAGATCATCGCCGTGCAGAACAAGGAGATTGGCCAGCTTACGGCCTGGCTCAAAGCTTGGTACGGGGTGGCGCCCTCCCGGATGTACATGGATATGATGAAAAGCGATATGAAGCCCATGATGGACACGGCCATAATGAGCATGCAAGCCATGCCGGGGCATGCCATGCCGGTAGACCGGGCTTTTTTAGAGGGGATGATCCCCCATCACCAAGACGCCATCGACATGTCCGAGCTGGCCCTGAAGAAGGCCACCAAGCCTGAGCTCAAGAAGTTCGCCCAGCAAGTCATCGCCGTGCAGCGCCGCGAGATCGAGCAGTATCGGGAGTGGCTAAAGTCCCTTTGA
- a CDS encoding SHOCT domain-containing protein has translation MGWCPWCSYGYGMMGGWGWLGLLAQLAVLVLLIYLLVRALSRPSREGRDRALEILRERYAKGEIDKDTFERMKRDLNE, from the coding sequence ATGGGTTGGTGTCCTTGGTGTTCTTACGGCTACGGCATGATGGGCGGCTGGGGTTGGCTGGGCCTGCTGGCCCAATTAGCCGTCCTAGTGCTGCTGATCTACCTGCTGGTGCGGGCCCTCTCCCGTCCATCGAGGGAGGGGCGGGACCGCGCCCTGGAGATTCTGCGGGAACGTTATGCCAAAGGCGAGATCGACAAGGATACTTTCGAGCGCATGAAGCGCGACCTGAACGAGTAA
- a CDS encoding DUF411 domain-containing protein, with protein sequence MIHQPNRRRALKLLGSLALGLASGVLAQQGRALKGLEATLYKSPTCGCCGEYVKFLQAQGALVQVVLQDDLGPIKRRYGIPPQAQSCHTLRLAGYTVEGHVPLEALQKLLRERPKIDGIALPGMPLGTPGMPGPKTQPYRVLALVKGRLEPFITL encoded by the coding sequence ATGATCCATCAACCCAACCGAAGACGAGCGCTGAAGCTGCTCGGCAGCCTCGCCCTGGGTCTGGCCAGCGGTGTCCTGGCGCAGCAGGGGCGGGCTCTGAAGGGGCTCGAGGCCACCCTCTACAAGTCACCTACCTGCGGCTGTTGCGGGGAGTACGTGAAATTCCTGCAGGCGCAGGGCGCCCTGGTGCAGGTGGTGTTGCAGGACGATCTCGGCCCCATCAAGCGCCGCTACGGGATTCCGCCCCAGGCCCAGAGCTGCCACACCCTGCGCCTCGCAGGCTACACCGTGGAGGGGCACGTCCCGCTCGAAGCCTTGCAAAAGCTCTTGCGTGAGCGGCCTAAGATCGACGGGATCGCCCTGCCAGGCATGCCCCTAGGAACGCCGGGGATGCCCGGCCCCAAAACCCAGCCCTACCGGGTGTTGGCTCTGGTCAAGGGGCGGCTCGAGCCTTTTATAACGCTCTAA
- a CDS encoding sensor histidine kinase: MFTRLFLTHLLAALVAVVALLGFAEWLAPRFYQRHIEQMAAAIGPQGPDLHADLERGLRSTLTAAWLASLPLAGLLAAGTAWVVSRRVSRSVRLLACGSREIAQGHYRNRLKVQGRDELASLAQDFNRMAEALEKVEQSRVELIGSVAHELRTPLAGLQGYAEALADGVLPPEQAAHRIAHEVRAMRRLVEDLSLVSRVEAGAVEIRPQPLDPAEALRQAAERFELVFAEQGVALRLDVPPRLPPVWADLERLQQVLSNLLANALRHTPSGGEVVLQAGLVPSGVCFSVRDTGPGIPPEHQARVFERFYRVDSARSRQDGGSGVGLTIAKGLVEAMGGTMGLRSEAGRGSTFWFTLPQPPHPEAP; the protein is encoded by the coding sequence ATGTTCACGCGGCTATTCCTGACCCACCTGCTGGCGGCCTTGGTGGCGGTGGTGGCGCTGCTGGGCTTCGCGGAGTGGCTGGCTCCGCGCTTCTATCAAAGGCACATCGAGCAAATGGCAGCAGCCATCGGGCCACAAGGCCCCGACCTCCACGCTGACCTCGAGCGCGGCCTGCGCTCGACCCTCACCGCCGCCTGGCTGGCCTCGCTGCCGTTGGCTGGGTTGCTGGCGGCGGGCACGGCCTGGGTGGTCTCGAGGCGGGTCAGCCGGAGCGTGCGACTGCTGGCCTGCGGCAGCCGGGAGATCGCCCAGGGGCATTACCGCAACCGCCTGAAGGTTCAGGGGCGCGACGAGCTGGCCTCTCTCGCCCAGGACTTCAACCGCATGGCCGAGGCGCTGGAGAAGGTCGAGCAGAGCCGCGTCGAGCTCATCGGCTCCGTCGCTCACGAGCTGCGCACCCCCCTGGCCGGGCTGCAGGGCTACGCCGAGGCCCTGGCCGACGGGGTGCTACCGCCCGAGCAGGCCGCCCACCGCATCGCCCACGAGGTGCGGGCCATGCGCCGCCTGGTCGAGGATCTCTCGCTGGTCTCGAGGGTGGAAGCTGGCGCGGTAGAAATTCGCCCCCAGCCGCTCGATCCCGCCGAGGCCCTTAGGCAAGCCGCGGAGCGCTTCGAGCTGGTCTTTGCTGAGCAGGGGGTGGCCTTGCGCCTGGACGTGCCCCCACGACTGCCCCCGGTATGGGCCGACCTCGAGCGCCTGCAACAGGTGCTCTCCAACCTGCTCGCCAACGCCCTGCGCCACACCCCGTCCGGCGGGGAGGTGGTACTCCAGGCCGGGCTAGTGCCGAGCGGGGTGTGCTTTAGCGTGCGCGACACCGGCCCGGGCATACCCCCTGAGCATCAGGCGCGGGTCTTTGAGCGCTTCTACCGGGTGGACTCGGCCCGCAGCCGGCAGGACGGCGGAAGCGGGGTAGGCCTGACCATCGCCAAGGGCCTGGTCGAGGCTATGGGGGGAACGATGGGTCTGAGGAGCGAGGCCGGGCGCGGCAGCACTTTCTGGTTTACGCTGCCCCAGCCCCCTCACCCTGAGGCCCCTTAG